One Candidatus Sulfotelmatobacter sp. DNA segment encodes these proteins:
- a CDS encoding GNAT family N-acetyltransferase: MSIAIRSWNAGEVNALRALARHPSLQREFELLQGRGLDQRLADAYNLESLRRLATLDGRDAGFAFTFVVPTLDGLLAVVRIGVVAEARRRGVGRALLESSVEGLRSAAPECRLVSLGATLPNDGAGAFADRMGFLPVRRFWLMERRDHSIPPPEWPSGTSVEPFRGRRELSRWVDVFNRSWREHWHGVLAREADFSRQLESGAVSADGMHFARAGDADVGFVRLTLHESRGEIAVVGVIPEWRRRGLGQALLRFGGRWLLDHGARRVTLTVDGENERALSLYRKERYEVVETRQVWERGI, from the coding sequence ATGTCGATCGCGATTCGCTCGTGGAACGCAGGCGAAGTGAACGCGCTGCGCGCACTGGCTCGGCACCCATCGCTGCAGCGAGAGTTCGAGCTGTTGCAGGGACGCGGCCTCGACCAGCGGCTCGCCGACGCCTACAACCTCGAGTCCCTGCGACGCCTCGCGACGCTCGATGGTCGCGACGCCGGGTTCGCGTTCACGTTCGTCGTCCCGACCCTGGACGGGCTGCTGGCCGTGGTGCGCATCGGCGTGGTCGCGGAAGCACGCCGCCGCGGCGTGGGCCGCGCCCTGCTCGAGTCCTCGGTGGAGGGGCTGCGCTCCGCGGCCCCCGAATGTCGCCTGGTCTCACTCGGCGCCACCCTGCCCAACGACGGCGCGGGCGCGTTCGCGGATCGCATGGGCTTCCTGCCGGTGCGGCGCTTCTGGCTGATGGAGCGCCGCGATCACTCGATCCCGCCGCCGGAGTGGCCGTCGGGAACCTCGGTCGAACCGTTCCGGGGCCGGCGCGAGCTCTCGCGATGGGTCGACGTCTTCAATCGTTCGTGGCGCGAGCACTGGCACGGAGTGCTCGCCCGCGAGGCCGATTTCTCGCGCCAGCTCGAGAGCGGCGCGGTGAGCGCAGATGGAATGCACTTCGCTCGCGCCGGCGATGCCGACGTCGGCTTCGTGCGCCTCACCCTGCACGAGAGTCGAGGCGAGATCGCAGTGGTCGGAGTGATTCCCGAGTGGCGGCGCCGCGGACTCGGACAGGCGCTGCTGCGCTTCGGCGGCCGCTGGCTGCTCGATCACGGTGCCCGGCGCGTGACCCTCACGGTGGACGGTGAGAACGAGCGCGCGCTCTCGCTCTATCGCAAGGAGCGCTACGAGGTGGTCGAAACCCGTCAGGTCTGGGAGCGCGGGATCTAG
- the rfaE2 gene encoding D-glycero-beta-D-manno-heptose 1-phosphate adenylyltransferase, which produces MPSRPAILTPAQRKSVEEWRERGEVIVFTNGVFDLLHRGHLDYLEEARGLGDRLVVGVNDDASVARLKGVGRPIVPAEERAALLESLECVDLAPIFHDDTPLALIEEVAPHVLVKGGDWPVENIVGRELVLERGGRVLNVPLRHGQSTSRIVARAAEGRSALDD; this is translated from the coding sequence ATGCCGAGCCGGCCCGCGATCCTGACGCCCGCACAACGCAAGTCGGTCGAAGAGTGGCGCGAGCGCGGCGAGGTGATCGTGTTCACCAACGGCGTGTTCGATCTGCTCCATCGCGGGCACCTCGACTATCTCGAGGAGGCACGCGGGCTCGGCGACCGCCTGGTGGTGGGCGTCAACGACGACGCCTCGGTGGCGCGCCTGAAAGGCGTCGGCCGCCCGATCGTGCCGGCCGAGGAACGCGCCGCGCTGCTGGAATCGCTGGAGTGCGTGGACCTGGCCCCCATCTTCCACGACGACACGCCGCTCGCCCTGATCGAGGAGGTGGCGCCCCACGTGCTGGTCAAGGGCGGGGACTGGCCGGTCGAGAACATCGTCGGTCGCGAGTTGGTGCTCGAACGAGGCGGCCGGGTGCTGAACGTGCCGCTGCGCCACGGCCAGAGCACGTCGCGCATCGTGGCGCGAGCCGCCGAGGGGCGCAGCGCGCTCGATGACTGA
- the rfaE1 gene encoding D-glycero-beta-D-manno-heptose-7-phosphate kinase yields the protein MPTTHFELARMRELVGRFRDRRIAVLGDLMLDRYLWGRVERISPEAPVPVVEIERESFTLGGAGNVGANLAALGARPVLLGVLGEDDAAQRILVALAERGVDAAGVVRDPSRPTTLKTRLVAHAQQVVRFDFESRAELSGAALAALLDRIAAVLPRCEGLIVSDYGKGVVIPATLEASLRVARERGFEVSVDPKESHIDAYRGVSLLTPNQHEAGYVQGTRVRDEKSLMEVGWGLQRRLDARAVLVTRGPEGMSLFERGGAYTHLPTMAREVFDVTGAGDTVVSVAALALAAGAEFPEACHLANHAAGVVIREVGTACCSPRQLLESLEARA from the coding sequence ATGCCCACGACTCACTTCGAGCTCGCGCGGATGCGAGAGCTCGTCGGGCGATTCCGCGACCGCCGCATCGCGGTGCTCGGCGACCTGATGCTCGATCGCTATCTGTGGGGCCGCGTCGAGCGCATCTCGCCCGAGGCTCCGGTGCCGGTGGTCGAGATCGAGCGTGAGTCGTTTACGCTCGGCGGCGCCGGCAATGTCGGCGCCAATCTCGCCGCGCTCGGCGCGCGACCCGTGCTGCTCGGAGTGCTGGGCGAGGACGACGCCGCGCAGCGCATTCTGGTCGCGCTGGCGGAACGGGGAGTGGATGCGGCTGGAGTGGTTCGTGACCCGTCGCGGCCCACCACGCTCAAGACGCGGCTGGTGGCGCACGCCCAGCAGGTGGTGAGATTCGACTTCGAGTCGCGCGCCGAGCTGTCGGGTGCGGCGCTGGCGGCGTTGCTCGATCGCATCGCGGCGGTGCTGCCCCGGTGCGAAGGCCTGATCGTGAGCGACTACGGTAAGGGGGTGGTGATTCCCGCAACCCTCGAGGCCTCGCTGCGCGTGGCGCGCGAGCGCGGCTTTGAGGTCAGCGTCGACCCCAAGGAGAGCCACATCGACGCCTACCGAGGTGTCAGTCTGCTCACTCCCAATCAGCACGAGGCGGGTTACGTGCAGGGCACGCGGGTTCGCGACGAGAAGAGCCTGATGGAGGTGGGCTGGGGTCTTCAGCGGCGGCTCGATGCGCGGGCGGTGCTCGTGACCCGCGGGCCCGAAGGCATGAGCCTGTTCGAGCGCGGCGGCGCCTACACGCACCTGCCGACGATGGCGCGCGAAGTGTTCGACGTCACCGGCGCGGGCGACACCGTCGTCAGCGTCGCGGCGCTCGCGCTTGCCGCCGGCGCCGAGTTTCCCGAGGCCTGCCATCTCGCCAATCACGCTGCCGGGGTGGTGATCCGCGAAGTCGGCACCGCCTGCTGCTCGCCGCGGCAGCTGCTGGAATCGCTGGAAGCCCGCGCCTGA